The window CTCGTCAGGGCTCTTGGTCGGAATGAGCCGCGCGGCGGCGCCGGTGCAGCAGGACCTCGTCGCGTACCGTCCAGATGATCTCGGCAAGGGACACGCAACCGGCCAGCCCGGTCCCGGCCCAGCGCCACGCTGCCTCCCCTGCGCTCAGCGGGGTGTTCCCGCCGTAGCTCTCGGGGGGCGCTAGAGCCAAGGCGATTGCGATGAACAACAGGGCGATTCCGGCGTTGTATGACAACTGGGTGCGCCGATGCCAGCGCCGCCACCGCAGCATGTCGTTGCGTTGCACGCGGGCGCGCAGCCTTTGCTCGGCAGGGGGAGCGAGTACGGTGGTTAGCCGTCCCCACGCCTCCACATCGGCCTTCGAGTAGAGGACGGCGCGTCCACGGAAGCCGAACTGAACGCACATCACCAGTACGGCGCAGACCACGACCAGGGTGGTGAGCGTCGCGCCCGGCCATCGAAATGAGGTGGGCGCCTGTGCGACGACGCCGAGGAGCGCTAGCGAAAAGCCGGCCAGGAGCGGTGCAGCCACTCCCGTCTTGGCGTCATAGGCGGCAGGCTGCCCGAAGTCACCGGGCCCGGTCCAGATCGTCTCAGCTTTTCCTTGATGGTCCACGACATCTGGCTTGCCTGTGCCGTCCGCGCCAGCGACCTCGGTGGAGGATGTCATCGGTACCGGTCCGTCGCCGACGATCGGAAGTCTCCCATGTCGACATTGTCACGGTCGGCCTCCGCAGAGTCCAGCGTTCGCCAGTTCGGTTGCCCCGGCCGATGTGGACGTCCGGCCCCACCGTGCTGTGACACCGTGAACGGCCGACCCGATCCGGTGTTGAGCCAATACGGAACCCGGTCCGTGCGTCGGGCGTCCGATCGGCGACGGCGACGGGGATGCGCCGAAACCCGGCGAGGCGTGCGAGCTCGGTCAGCTGACCGGTGCCTGCGGGACCGGCTTGATCAGCCGCGCCGCGGTGGCCTTGCGGACCGCGTCGACCCGCGACACCGCGTGCAGCTTCGCGTAGATGTTCGTCAGGTGCCGTTTGACGGTAGCCTCCGTGATGCCCAGCCGCCCGGCGATCTGGGCGTTGCTCAGCGCGTCCGCGGTCAACCGCAGCACCTCCAACTCCCGATCGGTCAACGGTGGCGTGGCGCGCGGTCGCTGCCGGTCGAGCCGTTCCACGGTTGCGCGGGACACCGCCAGCAGGACGTTCTGCACGGGCCGGCGTACCACCGACCGGACGGCGGCGACGAGTTCGTCCCGCAGGATCGTCTTGAGCAGGTACGCGACCGCGCCGGCCGCCAGCAGTTCGGACACGAGGTCCGGGTCGTCGTGCATGGTCACCACGACGACCCGGGTCTGCGGGGCAGCCCGGCCGACCTGGCGGACGACGGCGGCGGCGCCGAGGCCGGGCATCTCGACGTCCAGCAGCAGGACGTCGGGTCGTAACCGGACGCACACGGCTACCGCCTCCGGCCCGGTCGATGCCTCGCCGACGACCGTGAATCCGGCATCGGTGCAGAGCATCTCGCGGATGCCGTCGCGCATCAGCGTGTGGTCGTCGGCGAGACAGACCCGGATCTGCTGCCGGTCCGGGGCGGTCAAAGCCCGCTCTCCAGCAGCGGGACCCGTACCTCGACTCGGGTGCCCTTACCTGGCTCGCTGACGACGGCGAGTCGTCCTCGCAGCAGCAACGTCCGTTCCCGCATCGACGGTAGTCCGCCGCCGGCCCGGTCCGGTCCACCCGGGTCGAAGCCCCGTCCGTCGTCGGAGACCACGGCGCGCACCTCGGTGGCAGCTACGTCGACGGTGACGTCCAGTTGGCTCGGCGCTGCGTGGCGTAGCGCGTTGCGGACCGCCTCGCGCAGGATCAGGTAGAGCTCCTCGGTGGTGTCCGGCGGTAGGGCCTTGGCGTCGCCGGTGATGCGCAGCGAGGCCCGTACCGATGGTGGTGTCGTCACCTTCAGGTAGTCGCGCAGCGCGCTCGCGAGGCCCTCCTCGCCGACACAACAGCGGAGTTCGGCGGACAGTTGCTGCACGGTACGCACCGCCTCGCCGAGGTACTCGACCGCGCTGTCGAGATGGGCCCGCGCACGCGCCTGGTCGTGCTCGGCGTAGTGCCGGTTCAGGTCCAGCCGGTGCAGCGTCAGGCTCATGCCGTGCAGCACCCGGTCGTGCAACTCCCGAGCGATCCGTCTTCGCTCCTCCTGCCGGGACTCCTGCAGTTTTGCCATCAGGAACGTCACGTAGGACATGGAACCGATGGCGACCCGCGCCATGATCGCCTTATGGAACAGATTGCTGATCCGGGTCGCGCTGATGCTGTCGGAGGGGTCGAATTCGCGATTGATGATCGGCAGGCCGACCTCGAACAACGTGATGGCGGCGCGTAGCGACTCCACCGGGTGGATGCCGTGCTCGGCCCGCTGCGCACCGATTTCGACACTGGACAGCCGAGCCTCGCCCGTCAGCGCTACCCGGGGTGCGTCCGGCAGTTCGAGCTGAGCCGCCACGTCGTCGAGGACCGACGCGACCTGGCCGGCGAGCTGTTCGACGACCTCCGGCCGGCTGATCAACTGGTTGCCCTGCTGCCGTAGCGCCGTGGTGAACGCGACGAAGATTTCGTCGAGGATCCCCGTGGTGTCCGGGCTACGGGCCGCGTCCGCGTCACGCCCAGTTGTCAAGAGGCCTCCCCGTCGACGCCTGTCACGGAGACTTATGATAGCGCTCCCGACTGGAACATCCACCCCTTGCCGGGTTTTGCGTGTCGGGATTGGATAAACCCTGCTCAGGCCGCTTGGATGTGGCCTCTGGTCAAGATGTATGCAGACCATAAACATCGTTTTAGTAATTTACCGATATAAATCAACTGGAATCCTCCTCCGTCGGACTTGGTCGGCCAGTTTGTCGTGCTGCGGGGAAGGTGGCGAAACCTCGTCTGGCAGCCTGCGCCGGCCCGCGCGTCGTCCGACCCGGCGGTGCGCCTGCATCCCGGCTGCATCCGTACGCGCCGTTGGTCGAGGCGTCGCGCGTCCTTGGTCGTAGCCGGCGCCGCCACCTTCATGGAACCTGCCAGCGAATGGGGCTCTGCCACCTTGGCCGGCCCATGGGCCGGCCCCTACCGTCGATCCATCGACGGCCGTCGTTGTCGTGGGTCAGGTGGGCCCACGGTCGGCCCTCAGCGGGCAGCCCACCGACGAGTCGCCCGACGCGAGGAAGGGAGCAGTCCGTCATGGCCGAAGACGAGCCGGCCTCCGCCGGCCGAGAGCCGGCCCCCATCACTGCCCGGCGTGGTCGCCGGCTCGTAGGGCGACTGGTCGTCGGGGCGTTCGTGGCCGCCGTCTGCGTCGCCGTCGCGCTCGCACTACGTGACCAGGACTGGTCGACGCTCGGCCAGCTGACCCGCCCGCGGACGGTGCCGGTGCTGGCCGTGGCGCTGGCGGTCACCTCGGGCGGCCTGCTCTGCGCCGCCCGCGCATGGCTGCTGACCATCTCCGCGACCGGCGCACCGGTGCCGGTCACCGCCGGGGTCCGGATGTTCTTCGTCGGCTTCCTCGGCAAGTTCCTGCCTGGCCGGGTCTGGGGACTACTCGCCCTGCTCAAGCTCGGCGAGCGGGCCGGGGTGAGCCATCCCAGGATGGCGGGAATCTACCTGGTGAACGTGGTGGTGGTGCTGCTCAGCGGTGGGGCCGTCGGCCTGCTGGTCGCGCCGGCCCTGCTCGGCGTCCACTCCCTCTGGTGGTTCCCGGCTCTCGGCGCACTGCTCGTGCTGCTTTTCGTCCGGCCGGTGCTGATCGACCGGGTGGTCGCCGTGGCGGCCCGGCTGGCCCGTCGGCAGCAGCCGGCGCGGATGGCCAGGCCGGAGCACCTACGGCGGTCGATCGGCTGGCAGACGGCCTCGTGGGTGCTGTTCGGGGTGCACGTCTGGCTGGTCGCCACCCTGCTGGGTGCCGCGCCGGTCAGGGCGCTGCCAGTGGCGCTGGGAGCCTTCGCGATCGCCAGCGTGGCCGGCACCCTGGCGGTGTTCGTTCCGGACGGCGTCGGGGTGCGGGACGTGCTGCTGATCGCCGCCCTGACCACCGTATTACCGCTGCCGGCGGCGGTCACCACCGCCATCGCCAGCCGGGTGCTCTGCACTCTCGCCGAAATCCTCACCGCCGGGGCCGCCCTGCTCGGCACCGCGCTGCACGACCGGCGCGCCGCACGCGCGGCCGCCACGTCGGCGGACACCCGGGCCGAACGGTCCACGGCCCCGGCTTCGTTCTGACCCGCGACTGTCCGCCACCGCCTGCCATCGGCGCGCACCTGCTCGCCGCGATCGCAAGAGAAAGGGCCCAGCGAGATGCCACCACTGTTCTCCATCGACGACGCCGAACAGCTCAGCGTCGAGCAGGTGCACGATCTGTACCGCCGACATGTGAACAAGGGCCAGGTCAGTCTGATGACCTCGTTCGGGTTCGGCCGGGAACTCGCCGACCGGGCCGAAGGCGCCTACATCCACACCCGCGACGGCCGGCGGATTCTCGACTTCACCGGCGGCGTCGGGGTGCTCAACCACGGCCACAACCATCCGCGCATCCTGGCTGCCCGACGCCGGTTCGCCGAGCGGCAGCGGATGGAGGTGCACAAGACCTACTTCTCTCCGTACCTCGCCGCGTTGTCGCACAACCTGGCCGCGATCCTGCCCGGCGACCTCGACATGTCGTTCCTGCCGAACTCCGGCGCGGAGGCCGTCGAGGGCGCGGTGAAGCTGGCGTACAAGTACCACGGCGGGCGGCGCAACACGATCCTGCGCAGCGACATCAGCTTTCACGGCAAGCTGCTCGGCTCCGGCAGCCTCACCGGCAGCACCCAGAACCACTTCACCTTCCCCGGCATCCCCGGGGTGGTGTCGTTCGACTACGACGACCTGGCCGCCGTGCGGGCTGCGGTGCAGGCCAGCCGCGACCGCAAGGGCCGCAGCGACGTGTACGCCATCCTCATCGAACCGTTCAGCGCCTCGACGATGCGGTGGTGCTCGGAGGAGTTCCTGCGCGGCCTGCGTGAGCTGTGCACCCGTGAGGACATCGTGTTGATCTTCGACGAGATCTACACCGGCTGGGGCAAGACCGGGACCATGTTCCACTTCATGCGCTACCCCGGGCTGGTCCCCGACGTGGTGACCACCTCGAAGTCCTTCGGCGGGGGCAAGTCGTCGATCTCGGCGTACGTGGCCCGCCGGCCGATCTTCACCAAGGCGTACGGCAGCCTCAACGACGCGTTGCTGCAGAGCACCAGCACCACCTACTACGGCTTCGGCGAGGAGACCGCGACCGCGATCGAGGCGATCAACGTGGCGGTCGACGAGGACTTCCCGGCCCGGGCGCGGGCCATCGAGCGGGTGCTCGCGCCGGGACTGGACCGGATCGCCAAGGAACACCCCGACGTGGTGACCGAGGTACGGGGTGCCGGGGCGCTCTGGGGCGTCTTCCTCAACAGCGCCCGCTCGCTCGATCTGGTCGCCAA is drawn from Micromonospora sp. Llam0 and contains these coding sequences:
- a CDS encoding response regulator transcription factor; this translates as MTAPDRQQIRVCLADDHTLMRDGIREMLCTDAGFTVVGEASTGPEAVAVCVRLRPDVLLLDVEMPGLGAAAVVRQVGRAAPQTRVVVVTMHDDPDLVSELLAAGAVAYLLKTILRDELVAAVRSVVRRPVQNVLLAVSRATVERLDRQRPRATPPLTDRELEVLRLTADALSNAQIAGRLGITEATVKRHLTNIYAKLHAVSRVDAVRKATAARLIKPVPQAPVS
- a CDS encoding sensor histidine kinase, whose translation is MTTGRDADAARSPDTTGILDEIFVAFTTALRQQGNQLISRPEVVEQLAGQVASVLDDVAAQLELPDAPRVALTGEARLSSVEIGAQRAEHGIHPVESLRAAITLFEVGLPIINREFDPSDSISATRISNLFHKAIMARVAIGSMSYVTFLMAKLQESRQEERRRIARELHDRVLHGMSLTLHRLDLNRHYAEHDQARARAHLDSAVEYLGEAVRTVQQLSAELRCCVGEEGLASALRDYLKVTTPPSVRASLRITGDAKALPPDTTEELYLILREAVRNALRHAAPSQLDVTVDVAATEVRAVVSDDGRGFDPGGPDRAGGGLPSMRERTLLLRGRLAVVSEPGKGTRVEVRVPLLESGL
- a CDS encoding lysylphosphatidylglycerol synthase domain-containing protein; translated protein: MAEDEPASAGREPAPITARRGRRLVGRLVVGAFVAAVCVAVALALRDQDWSTLGQLTRPRTVPVLAVALAVTSGGLLCAARAWLLTISATGAPVPVTAGVRMFFVGFLGKFLPGRVWGLLALLKLGERAGVSHPRMAGIYLVNVVVVLLSGGAVGLLVAPALLGVHSLWWFPALGALLVLLFVRPVLIDRVVAVAARLARRQQPARMARPEHLRRSIGWQTASWVLFGVHVWLVATLLGAAPVRALPVALGAFAIASVAGTLAVFVPDGVGVRDVLLIAALTTVLPLPAAVTTAIASRVLCTLAEILTAGAALLGTALHDRRAARAAATSADTRAERSTAPASF
- a CDS encoding aspartate aminotransferase family protein, which gives rise to MTSFGFGRELADRAEGAYIHTRDGRRILDFTGGVGVLNHGHNHPRILAARRRFAERQRMEVHKTYFSPYLAALSHNLAAILPGDLDMSFLPNSGAEAVEGAVKLAYKYHGGRRNTILRSDISFHGKLLGSGSLTGSTQNHFTFPGIPGVVSFDYDDLAAVRAAVQASRDRKGRSDVYAILIEPFSASTMRWCSEEFLRGLRELCTREDIVLIFDEIYTGWGKTGTMFHFMRYPGLVPDVVTTSKSFGGGKSSISAYVARRPIFTKAYGSLNDALLQSTSTTYYGFGEETATAIEAINVAVDEDFPARARAIERVLAPGLDRIAKEHPDVVTEVRGAGALWGVFLNSARSLDLVAKVAPGRLAKDPQFGTKLVTCAVINALYRDHDIYSYYTLNGRNPLVVGPPLVVEPAEVEHFLDCLDRTLSLGMTRLLARFVAEKVSSLW